The following coding sequences lie in one Kribbella sp. NBC_00709 genomic window:
- a CDS encoding DUF3093 domain-containing protein, which yields MGSYRESLRVPVSWWIIAAAAVITLFVITAVPVNTLAGAIVGGLAAVLLVTLFIRYGGARVEVDDRHLRAGRAEIDRTYLGTVEALTGDDARQAFGRDCDPKAYLVLRSYLPGAVRVQITDPGDPAPYWLIATRHPDRLAAALSGHSVGRS from the coding sequence GTGGGTAGCTATCGCGAGAGTCTGCGCGTGCCGGTGTCGTGGTGGATCATCGCCGCCGCCGCCGTGATCACGCTGTTCGTCATCACCGCGGTGCCGGTCAACACGCTCGCCGGCGCAATCGTCGGCGGGCTCGCGGCGGTGCTGCTGGTGACGTTGTTCATCCGGTACGGCGGCGCGCGGGTCGAGGTCGACGACCGGCATCTGCGGGCCGGACGGGCCGAGATCGACCGGACGTACCTCGGCACGGTCGAGGCGCTGACCGGTGACGATGCACGGCAGGCGTTCGGGCGCGACTGCGACCCGAAGGCCTACCTGGTGCTGCGTAGCTACCTGCCCGGCGCCGTGCGGGTGCAGATCACCGACCCGGGCGACCCCGCGCCGTACTGGCTGATCGCCACGCGGCACCCGGATCGGTTGGCTGCCGCGCTGAGCGGGCACAGCGTGGGAAGATCCTGA
- a CDS encoding inositol monophosphatase family protein yields the protein MTSSESPQDLLKLAVEVAEEAAGLIVERRRGTITVAETKSTITDVVTAVDRESEELIRARVLKARPDDSFLGEEGDDVVGTSGVRWVVDPIDGTVNYLYDLPTYAVSIAVEYAGETVAGVVVDAPKGEIFTATRGGGAFADGKPIQVSGATDLSQALVGTGFGYDPARRQVQAEVIQHLITKVRDIRRIGVGAIDLCYVACGRLDVVYERGLNPWDYGAGALIAAEAGATVGGLNGASVSPEMSIAASPALFSPFHDLLAAANPLRA from the coding sequence ATGACCTCCTCAGAGAGCCCGCAGGATCTGCTGAAGCTGGCCGTGGAGGTGGCGGAAGAGGCGGCGGGGCTGATCGTCGAACGCCGCCGCGGCACGATCACGGTCGCCGAGACCAAGAGCACCATCACCGACGTGGTCACCGCCGTCGACCGCGAGTCCGAGGAACTGATCCGGGCCCGGGTCCTGAAGGCCCGCCCGGACGACTCGTTCCTGGGCGAGGAGGGCGACGACGTGGTCGGCACCAGCGGGGTGCGCTGGGTGGTCGACCCGATCGACGGCACCGTCAACTATCTGTACGACCTCCCGACGTACGCCGTCTCGATCGCGGTCGAGTACGCCGGGGAGACCGTCGCCGGCGTGGTCGTCGACGCGCCGAAGGGCGAGATCTTCACCGCGACGAGGGGTGGTGGCGCGTTCGCGGACGGCAAGCCGATCCAGGTGTCGGGTGCCACCGACCTGAGCCAGGCCCTGGTCGGGACCGGCTTCGGGTACGACCCGGCGCGGCGGCAGGTGCAGGCCGAGGTGATCCAGCACCTGATCACCAAGGTCCGGGACATCCGCCGGATCGGGGTCGGGGCGATCGACCTGTGCTACGTCGCCTGCGGCCGGCTGGACGTGGTGTACGAACGCGGCCTGAACCCGTGGGACTACGGCGCCGGCGCCTTGATCGCGGCCGAGGCCGGGGCGACGGTCGGCGGGCTGAACGGCGCCTCGGTGTCGCCGGAGATGTCGATCGCGGCGAGTCCGGCGCTGTTCTCGCCGTTCCACGACCTGCTGGCCGCGGCGAACCCCTTGCGCGCGTAA
- a CDS encoding MFS transporter encodes MRRPGAGAFFAAGILGRMPISMIGLGIVILIARESGSYGLAGAVSGVAVIAGALTGPVQGRLVDRFGQRTLILVGSVICTVALGGLLVAVRADAPTWVLYALSFVAGGTRPQVGSFVRARWTHLLGRGRALQTAFALEAVGDEVVFIVGPVLVTTLATQWSPYAALTAAGVLGLAGGIWLATLRASDPPGRGKSDGTERAPLPWLSIMLLSLIGLGLGATLGGTEVITVAFTTEKGQAGLAGVVLAVWAFGSLLAGLWYGSVHWRAPVERRLLIGTIALAVTLAPLPWVNSVLMLGVVLFCCGMTIAPTMVAVTACVEEWVPPERLTEAITWTVTGILLGVAPGNAAAGHAVDVWGPSDAYWVPFGVGIACAIVAAVSITFARPKERFAHN; translated from the coding sequence ATGCGCCGTCCCGGTGCCGGCGCCTTCTTCGCCGCCGGGATCCTCGGGCGTATGCCGATCTCGATGATCGGCCTGGGCATCGTCATCCTGATCGCCCGCGAGAGCGGCTCGTACGGCCTGGCCGGCGCGGTCTCCGGTGTCGCCGTCATCGCCGGCGCGTTGACCGGACCGGTCCAGGGCCGGCTGGTGGACCGCTTCGGCCAGCGGACGCTGATCCTGGTCGGTTCGGTCATCTGCACGGTCGCACTCGGCGGCCTGCTCGTCGCGGTGCGTGCCGACGCGCCCACCTGGGTCCTGTACGCGTTGTCGTTCGTTGCCGGTGGCACCCGTCCGCAGGTCGGCTCATTCGTCCGCGCCCGGTGGACCCACCTGCTCGGGCGGGGCCGTGCGCTACAGACGGCGTTTGCGTTGGAGGCGGTCGGCGACGAGGTGGTCTTCATCGTCGGTCCGGTCCTGGTCACCACGCTGGCGACGCAGTGGAGTCCGTACGCCGCGTTGACTGCCGCCGGCGTACTCGGCCTGGCCGGTGGCATCTGGCTGGCCACACTGCGCGCCTCCGACCCGCCAGGACGGGGAAAGTCGGACGGGACCGAGCGGGCGCCACTCCCCTGGCTGTCGATCATGCTGCTCAGCCTGATCGGTCTCGGCCTGGGCGCGACCCTAGGTGGCACCGAGGTGATCACAGTGGCGTTCACAACAGAGAAGGGACAGGCGGGGCTGGCCGGCGTCGTACTCGCCGTCTGGGCGTTCGGCAGCCTCTTGGCCGGGCTCTGGTACGGCTCGGTGCACTGGCGTGCTCCGGTCGAGCGCCGACTGCTGATCGGCACGATCGCACTCGCCGTCACGCTCGCACCGCTCCCCTGGGTCAACAGCGTGCTGATGCTCGGTGTGGTGCTGTTCTGCTGCGGCATGACGATCGCTCCGACGATGGTCGCGGTCACTGCCTGCGTTGAGGAGTGGGTGCCGCCGGAGCGGCTGACGGAGGCGATCACCTGGACCGTCACCGGCATCCTGCTCGGCGTTGCACCGGGCAACGCGGCCGCCGGGCACGCGGTCGACGTCTGGGGTCCGTCCGACGCCTATTGGGTCCCCTTCGGCGTGGGCATCGCGTGCGCGATCGTCGCCGCCGTCTCGATCACCTTCGCGCGCCCCAAGGAGCGGTTCGCCCACAATTAG
- a CDS encoding DUF4193 domain-containing protein, protein MATDYDAPRKTDEDASEESIEELKTRRHDKNSGKVDEDEAEAAESFELPGADLSHEELAVRVLPRQADEFTCSSCFLVHHRSQLAETKNGQLICRDCAA, encoded by the coding sequence ATGGCGACTGATTACGACGCCCCGCGCAAGACGGACGAGGACGCTTCCGAAGAGTCGATCGAGGAACTGAAGACTCGCCGTCACGACAAGAACTCCGGCAAGGTCGACGAGGACGAGGCCGAGGCCGCGGAGAGCTTCGAGCTGCCCGGCGCGGACCTGAGTCACGAAGAGTTGGCGGTCCGGGTCCTCCCACGCCAGGCCGACGAGTTCACCTGTTCGAGCTGCTTCCTGGTTCACCACCGCAGCCAGCTCGCCGAAACGAAGAACGGGCAGCTGATCTGCCGCGACTGCGCAGCCTGA
- a CDS encoding DUF3159 domain-containing protein: MAEPTSRRDQLDEDLNEKLVEILKPELEAAATEPPADEPAKPAKSTDKDFFHALGGWGALLDIGLPWIAFLVAYAVTDHKLQLSLIIAVGIAAVLAVVRLVRRQQLRNIAGGFIGVLISAWVANRTGNAKDFYVPGLLTNLGYGALYLITVLIRWPLFGVLYGVITQTGTAWRRDPAMLKGFSRATLVFVGLFAIRLIVQVPLYFTGSLNALGIAKIGLGLPFYALAIWLAYAVLRGSLPAEKWDEARDHITHLLRGNKK; this comes from the coding sequence ATGGCTGAGCCGACGTCGCGCCGCGACCAGCTCGACGAGGACCTCAACGAGAAGCTGGTCGAGATCCTGAAGCCCGAGCTCGAAGCAGCGGCCACCGAGCCGCCGGCCGACGAGCCCGCGAAACCGGCGAAGTCGACCGACAAGGACTTCTTCCACGCGCTCGGTGGTTGGGGCGCGCTGCTCGACATCGGCCTGCCGTGGATCGCGTTCCTGGTCGCGTACGCCGTCACCGATCACAAGCTGCAGCTCTCGCTCATCATTGCGGTCGGTATCGCCGCGGTGCTCGCGGTGGTGCGCCTGGTCCGCCGCCAGCAGTTGCGCAACATCGCCGGCGGCTTCATCGGCGTACTGATCTCGGCCTGGGTCGCGAACCGCACCGGGAATGCGAAGGACTTCTATGTCCCTGGGTTGCTGACCAACCTCGGGTACGGCGCTCTGTATCTGATCACTGTGCTGATCCGGTGGCCGTTGTTCGGCGTGCTGTACGGCGTGATCACGCAGACCGGCACGGCGTGGCGCCGGGATCCCGCGATGCTGAAGGGGTTCTCGCGGGCGACGCTGGTGTTTGTGGGTCTGTTTGCGATCCGGCTGATCGTGCAGGTGCCGCTGTACTTCACCGGCAGCCTGAACGCGCTGGGGATCGCGAAGATCGGGCTGGGGCTGCCGTTCTATGCACTGGCGATCTGGCTCGCGTACGCCGTACTGCGCGGCTCGCTTCCCGCCGAGAAGTGGGACGAGGCCCGCGACCACATCACGCATCTGCTGCGCGGCAACAAGAAGTAG
- a CDS encoding potassium channel family protein, translating to MHVVIMGCGRVGSMLARGLERRGHTVAIIDQSADAFRRLSPNFTGRTIVGMGFDREVLIEAGTEDAEAFAAVSNGDNSNILAARVARETFGISNVVARIYDPGRAEVYQRLGIPTVGTVRWTVDQMMRRLLPEGSEPEWRDPSGTVRLAEVHVHADWIGRLAFDIERATGARVAFLTRLGEGMLPRPDTVIQEGDLVHVVMPERDAAAIESQLGTKPEEL from the coding sequence GTGCACGTCGTCATCATGGGCTGCGGCCGCGTCGGGTCGATGCTCGCGCGTGGCCTGGAGAGACGCGGCCACACGGTCGCGATCATCGACCAGTCGGCCGACGCCTTCCGGCGGCTCAGCCCCAACTTCACCGGCCGGACCATCGTCGGGATGGGCTTCGACCGGGAAGTGCTGATCGAGGCCGGTACCGAGGACGCCGAGGCGTTCGCCGCGGTCTCCAACGGCGACAACTCGAACATCCTGGCCGCCCGGGTGGCCCGCGAGACGTTCGGCATCTCCAACGTGGTGGCCCGGATCTACGACCCCGGACGCGCCGAGGTGTACCAGCGGCTCGGCATCCCCACGGTCGGCACGGTCCGCTGGACGGTCGATCAGATGATGCGCCGGCTGCTGCCGGAGGGCTCCGAGCCGGAGTGGCGGGATCCGTCCGGCACGGTCCGGCTGGCCGAGGTGCATGTGCACGCGGACTGGATCGGCCGGCTCGCGTTCGACATCGAGAGGGCCACCGGTGCCCGGGTCGCGTTCCTGACCCGGCTCGGCGAGGGAATGCTGCCCCGGCCGGACACGGTCATCCAGGAGGGTGACCTGGTCCATGTCGTGATGCCGGAGCGGGACGCCGCAGCGATCGAGTCCCAGCTCGGCACGAAGCCTGAGGAGCTGTGA
- a CDS encoding potassium channel family protein, with the protein MRVAIAGAGNVGRSIAAELLENGHEVLLIDKDPRAIKAESVPRAEWLLADACELSSLEEAALQRCQVAIASTGDDKVNLVVSLLAKTEFGVPRTVARVNHPRNEWMFNEAWGVDVSVSTPRIMSALVEEAVSVGDLVRLFTFRQGDANLVELTLPEDSPMIGQRVGDIDWPLDTALVVILREGRVLRPDPEGTLELNDELLFVAADETEEQLEDMLSPHHRKSE; encoded by the coding sequence ATGCGGGTAGCCATCGCCGGTGCCGGGAACGTCGGTCGTTCGATCGCCGCCGAGCTGCTGGAGAACGGCCACGAAGTACTGCTGATCGACAAGGACCCGCGGGCGATCAAGGCCGAGTCGGTGCCGCGCGCCGAGTGGCTGCTGGCCGACGCGTGCGAGCTGTCCTCGCTGGAGGAGGCCGCCCTGCAGCGTTGCCAGGTGGCGATCGCCAGCACCGGCGACGACAAGGTCAACCTGGTCGTCTCGCTGCTCGCCAAGACCGAGTTCGGCGTCCCGCGAACCGTTGCCCGGGTCAACCATCCGCGCAACGAGTGGATGTTCAACGAGGCCTGGGGTGTGGACGTCTCGGTGTCGACACCGCGGATCATGTCCGCGCTGGTCGAGGAAGCGGTGTCGGTCGGCGACCTGGTCCGCCTGTTCACCTTCCGCCAGGGCGACGCCAACCTGGTCGAACTGACCCTGCCCGAAGACTCCCCGATGATCGGCCAGCGCGTCGGCGACATCGACTGGCCGCTCGACACCGCCCTGGTCGTCATCCTCCGCGAAGGCCGAGTACTACGACCGGACCCGGAAGGCACGCTGGAACTGAACGACGAGCTCCTCTTCGTCGCAGCCGACGAAACCGAGGAGCAGCTCGAGGACATGCTCTCCCCCCACCACCGCAAGTCGGAGTAG
- a CDS encoding DUF3710 domain-containing protein encodes MIFRRKGKNDDPETTGTDAATDETGPVDVRAEGPFDSTEVDAEALEDEGRVDLGALLVTGLDGMEFGLQVDEQSGVVQAVLLMLEDSALELRAFAAPRSSGIWDEVRREVAAEASRMGGTATETDGPFGTELVLVLPVEDPEGQMFSQTSRVIGVDGPRWLLRGTVLGRAAVEADAALPMEETFRNVIVVRGDEPMAVRESLPLRLPPGAQPSPTEEA; translated from the coding sequence GTGATCTTCCGCCGCAAGGGCAAGAACGACGATCCCGAGACGACCGGGACCGACGCTGCGACCGATGAGACCGGTCCGGTCGATGTCCGTGCCGAGGGTCCGTTCGATTCGACCGAGGTCGACGCCGAGGCGCTGGAAGACGAAGGGCGGGTCGACCTGGGCGCGCTGCTCGTCACCGGCCTGGACGGGATGGAGTTCGGCCTTCAGGTCGACGAGCAGAGCGGCGTTGTGCAGGCGGTCCTGCTGATGCTGGAAGACTCCGCCCTCGAGCTGCGCGCCTTCGCGGCGCCGCGGTCGAGCGGCATCTGGGACGAGGTCCGGCGTGAGGTCGCCGCCGAGGCCAGCCGGATGGGCGGTACGGCCACCGAGACCGACGGCCCGTTCGGGACCGAGCTCGTGCTGGTCCTCCCGGTCGAGGACCCGGAGGGTCAGATGTTCAGCCAGACCTCTCGCGTCATCGGTGTGGACGGCCCGCGCTGGCTGCTCCGCGGAACCGTGCTGGGCCGTGCCGCGGTCGAGGCGGACGCCGCGCTGCCGATGGAAGAGACGTTCCGCAACGTGATCGTCGTCCGCGGTGACGAGCCGATGGCGGTCCGTGAGTCACTCCCGTTGCGGCTTCCGCCGGGTGCCCAGCCGAGCCCGACCGAAGAAGCGTAA
- a CDS encoding MerR family transcriptional regulator, with amino-acid sequence MDHSIGAVARLAGVSVKTVRHYSDLGLLASRRTTAGHRRYGDDAVVRLRLIRTLRALGLDLPTIRAVLHDERTLAEVAGTHAEALAIQIRTLRRQHALLTVLAHHPHNPEDLELMHDLTEQSEQDRRALIADFLSTTLGHDAEPAVRQNLTPVLPSDADPAQLEAWLELAALVTQEDFRTSVRRLVAGYRVLAGDDPLRADPELRAQLIDLRRTADPRWHRYNELVAVVNGWAPPSRVAG; translated from the coding sequence ATGGACCACTCGATCGGTGCGGTGGCGCGGCTCGCCGGTGTGTCGGTGAAGACCGTGCGCCACTACTCCGACCTCGGGCTGCTGGCGTCACGCCGTACAACGGCCGGCCATCGGCGGTACGGCGACGACGCCGTCGTACGACTGCGCCTGATCCGGACACTGCGCGCCCTGGGCCTGGATCTGCCGACGATCCGCGCGGTGCTGCACGACGAGCGGACGCTCGCCGAGGTTGCGGGGACGCACGCGGAGGCGCTGGCAATCCAGATCCGCACCCTGCGGCGGCAGCACGCCCTGCTCACGGTCCTCGCCCATCACCCTCACAACCCGGAGGACCTGGAACTCATGCACGACCTCACCGAACAGTCCGAGCAGGATCGCCGCGCGTTGATCGCGGACTTCCTCAGCACGACGCTCGGCCACGACGCCGAGCCGGCAGTCCGGCAGAACCTCACGCCGGTCCTCCCCTCCGATGCCGATCCAGCACAGCTCGAGGCTTGGCTGGAGTTGGCTGCGCTCGTGACCCAGGAGGACTTCCGTACGTCGGTACGTCGGCTGGTAGCGGGCTACCGGGTCCTTGCCGGGGACGATCCGCTGCGGGCGGACCCGGAGTTGCGCGCGCAGTTGATCGACTTGCGCCGTACCGCCGATCCACGCTGGCACCGCTACAACGAGTTGGTTGCCGTGGTCAACGGATGGGCGCCGCCGTCACGGGTTGCGGGGTAG
- a CDS encoding DUF4235 domain-containing protein, which translates to MVGAKIGWKLVQAAFTIVLGLAASKAVGAAWKLGRGGEPPKDGDGGYAEVVIWAAASGAAAAVAKLFAERQAAAYYLKSTGHPPPGWTQDATARLVRGTDTGLVKKV; encoded by the coding sequence GTGGTCGGAGCGAAGATCGGCTGGAAGCTGGTGCAGGCCGCATTCACGATCGTGCTGGGCCTGGCCGCGAGCAAGGCGGTCGGCGCGGCCTGGAAGCTCGGGCGCGGTGGCGAGCCGCCCAAGGACGGTGACGGTGGGTACGCCGAGGTGGTCATCTGGGCGGCCGCGAGTGGAGCGGCGGCGGCCGTGGCCAAGCTGTTCGCGGAGCGGCAGGCGGCGGCGTACTACCTGAAGTCGACGGGTCACCCGCCGCCCGGCTGGACGCAGGACGCCACTGCGCGCCTCGTCAGGGGCACCGATACCGGCCTGGTGAAGAAGGTCTAG
- a CDS encoding trimeric intracellular cation channel family protein — protein MVLHVLDLVGIFVFGITGALVGVRKKLDVFGIQVLALVTGLGGGFIRDVLIGQTPPAALRDWRYLVVPVVAGLLTFFLHPGIGRLERLVNIFDAAGLALFCVTGALKAIEFGLSPISAALLGTLSGIGGGVLRDVLSGRVPVVLRSEIYATPALLGAGIVVIAAALEYHALWVPIAAAVTCFGIRLLAIRRGWNAPLPRNP, from the coding sequence ATGGTGTTGCATGTGCTCGACCTGGTGGGGATCTTCGTGTTCGGGATCACCGGCGCGCTGGTCGGCGTACGGAAGAAGCTGGACGTGTTCGGGATCCAGGTGCTCGCGCTCGTCACCGGTCTCGGCGGCGGGTTCATCCGCGACGTGCTGATCGGTCAGACCCCGCCGGCCGCACTCCGTGACTGGCGTTATCTGGTCGTCCCGGTCGTGGCCGGCCTGCTGACGTTCTTTCTGCACCCGGGGATCGGCCGGCTCGAGCGGCTGGTGAACATCTTCGACGCGGCCGGTCTCGCGCTGTTCTGCGTCACCGGTGCGCTGAAGGCGATCGAGTTCGGCCTGTCCCCGATCTCGGCCGCACTGCTGGGCACACTCTCCGGCATCGGCGGCGGCGTACTCCGCGACGTCCTCAGCGGCCGCGTCCCGGTCGTGCTCCGCTCCGAGATCTACGCCACGCCGGCGCTCCTCGGCGCCGGCATCGTGGTCATCGCGGCGGCGCTGGAGTACCACGCGCTCTGGGTCCCGATCGCCGCCGCGGTCACCTGCTTCGGAATCCGCCTGCTCGCGATCCGCCGCGGCTGGAACGCGCCGCTACCCCGCAACCCGTGA
- a CDS encoding ferrochelatase: MPLPQSPAAVPYDAVLLLSFGGPEKPDDVLPFLQNVTRGRGIPDERLKEVGEHYYGFGGKSPINDQNRDLLKALRESFDEIGLDLPIYWGNRNWAPYLTDTMREMVADGVRRAVVIVTSAYPSYSGCRQYRENLEDAAREIPDAPQIDKLRHYANHPGFVGSFVESTAEALSRLPEGSAIAYVTHSIPTAMNATSGPDGNGYVDWHLDVAAEITAELERRTGQTRRTDLVYCSRSGPPQVPWLEPDVNDNLEVLAAEGVPGVAVVPIGFVSDHMEVIYDLDTEAAKTAEKLGLPMARAATPGTDKKFVTMLRDLVVERAAAERGEQPARPCVGKLGPAWDDCRHDCCPPLRRPTRQKEAV, translated from the coding sequence ATGCCGTTGCCCCAGTCGCCTGCTGCAGTTCCGTACGACGCCGTCCTGTTGCTCTCCTTCGGCGGTCCCGAGAAGCCCGATGACGTCCTGCCGTTCCTCCAGAACGTGACCCGCGGCCGGGGGATCCCGGACGAGCGGCTGAAGGAGGTCGGGGAGCACTACTACGGGTTCGGCGGCAAGAGCCCGATCAACGACCAGAACCGCGACCTGCTGAAGGCGCTGCGGGAGTCGTTCGACGAGATCGGCCTGGATCTGCCCATCTACTGGGGCAACCGCAACTGGGCGCCGTACCTGACCGACACGATGCGCGAGATGGTCGCCGACGGGGTACGCCGTGCGGTGGTGATCGTCACGTCCGCCTACCCGTCGTACTCCGGCTGCCGCCAGTACCGGGAGAACCTCGAGGACGCCGCCCGGGAGATCCCGGACGCGCCGCAGATCGACAAGCTCCGGCACTACGCGAACCACCCCGGCTTCGTCGGATCGTTCGTCGAGTCGACCGCCGAGGCGTTGAGCCGGCTGCCCGAGGGCAGCGCGATCGCGTACGTGACGCACTCGATCCCGACCGCGATGAACGCGACCAGCGGACCCGACGGCAACGGGTACGTCGACTGGCACCTGGACGTCGCCGCGGAGATCACGGCCGAGCTGGAGCGGCGTACCGGGCAGACCCGGCGGACCGACCTCGTCTACTGCTCGCGGTCCGGGCCGCCGCAGGTGCCGTGGCTCGAGCCCGACGTCAACGACAACCTGGAGGTGCTGGCCGCCGAGGGCGTGCCGGGGGTGGCCGTCGTGCCGATCGGGTTCGTGAGTGACCACATGGAGGTCATCTACGACCTCGACACCGAGGCCGCGAAGACGGCCGAGAAGCTCGGCCTGCCGATGGCGCGGGCCGCGACCCCGGGCACGGACAAGAAGTTCGTCACGATGCTCCGCGACCTGGTCGTCGAGCGCGCCGCCGCCGAGCGCGGCGAGCAGCCGGCCCGGCCCTGCGTCGGCAAGCTCGGCCCGGCCTGGGACGACTGCCGCCACGACTGTTGCCCACCGCTTCGCCGACCTACTCGTCAGAAGGAAGCTGTATGA
- the dut gene encoding dUTP diphosphatase: MTEVLIQRIDPELPLPSYAHPGDAGADLVAAADLTLKPGERGLVGTGIAIALQDGYAAFVHPRSGLAAKHGVSIVNAPGTVDAGYRGEIKVCLINLDPHTEVTVRRGDRIAQLVIQQVEKARFVEVTSLPGSARGEQGHGSTGGFGDVTR; this comes from the coding sequence GTGACCGAGGTACTCATCCAGCGCATCGACCCCGAACTCCCGCTCCCGTCGTACGCGCATCCCGGCGACGCCGGCGCCGACCTGGTAGCGGCCGCCGACCTCACCCTGAAGCCGGGGGAGCGCGGCCTGGTCGGCACCGGGATCGCGATCGCCCTGCAGGACGGGTACGCCGCCTTCGTGCACCCGCGCTCCGGGCTGGCCGCGAAGCACGGCGTCTCGATCGTCAACGCGCCCGGCACCGTCGACGCCGGCTACCGCGGCGAGATCAAGGTCTGCCTGATCAACCTCGACCCGCACACCGAGGTGACGGTGCGCCGTGGCGACCGGATCGCCCAGCTCGTCATCCAGCAGGTGGAGAAGGCCCGGTTCGTCGAGGTGACCTCATTGCCCGGCTCCGCACGCGGTGAACAGGGGCACGGGTCGACCGGCGGTTTCGGCGATGTGACACGCTGA
- a CDS encoding OB-fold nucleic acid binding domain-containing protein, whose product MGSSKPAGLWKRAFQGLAGDRDQQDAEVLQDFAQDCGARSITGCHDRELVTLYGTLRTITFSPRGGVPALEGELYDGTGTVKLIWLGRRKIGGIHAGSELIASGRIGVVDGDRVMFNPRYELRPQAAHG is encoded by the coding sequence ATGGGTAGCAGCAAACCCGCGGGGCTGTGGAAGCGTGCTTTCCAGGGCTTGGCCGGGGACCGCGATCAGCAGGACGCGGAGGTCCTCCAGGACTTCGCGCAGGACTGTGGCGCGCGTTCCATCACCGGCTGTCACGACCGGGAACTAGTCACGCTGTACGGCACGTTGCGCACGATCACGTTCAGCCCGCGCGGCGGCGTACCAGCACTGGAGGGTGAGTTGTACGACGGCACCGGCACGGTCAAGCTGATCTGGCTCGGCCGGCGCAAGATCGGTGGCATCCACGCCGGCTCGGAGCTGATCGCTTCCGGCCGGATCGGCGTCGTCGACGGCGACCGGGTGATGTTCAACCCGCGCTACGAGCTGCGCCCCCAGGCTGCTCATGGCTGA